In Candidatus Binatia bacterium, the following are encoded in one genomic region:
- a CDS encoding FAD-binding oxidoreductase, which yields MSQRTAFEVVVVGSGIAGASLAHFLAARGCSDVLLLEREAHPGYHSTGRSAAVLVEWDPVPALQELVRLGGRFLRNPPAGFADNPLLDPAGIVVTFEEPVWSAVRETLPWLAERGTAVVELSTAAIVERIPVLAPEWVAGGVLLPEDGHIDVHELLWSYLRHAARAGVERRCGVEVTGVQVERGRCRGVVTAAGTLEAQWVVDAAGAWAETVARMAGATPIALTPHRRTVVTFAAPDGLDVRRWPLVSNETQRLYFKPESGGLMASPMDEDPLPPCDARPDELVVAETVARIEKLAPRLAPRSLRRTWAGLRTFAPDRVPVVGRDPQVEGFFWLAGQGGCGIETSPILGQIAADLIVEGRTDRFDAAVLSPARFG from the coding sequence ATGAGTCAACGGACCGCGTTCGAAGTCGTCGTCGTGGGAAGCGGGATAGCGGGTGCGTCGCTCGCCCACTTCCTCGCCGCGCGGGGTTGCAGCGACGTGCTGCTGCTCGAACGAGAGGCGCATCCCGGCTACCACTCCACCGGCCGCAGCGCCGCGGTTCTGGTCGAGTGGGACCCGGTGCCGGCGTTACAGGAACTGGTGCGGCTGGGCGGTCGGTTTCTGCGCAATCCGCCGGCGGGATTTGCGGACAACCCCCTTCTCGATCCGGCGGGTATTGTGGTCACGTTCGAGGAACCGGTGTGGAGTGCGGTGCGCGAGACCCTGCCGTGGCTCGCGGAGCGCGGCACCGCCGTGGTCGAGCTTTCCACGGCGGCAATTGTCGAGCGCATTCCGGTGTTGGCGCCCGAATGGGTGGCCGGCGGCGTGTTGCTTCCCGAGGACGGTCACATCGACGTACACGAGCTGCTGTGGAGCTACCTGCGGCATGCCGCCCGCGCCGGGGTCGAGCGCCGCTGCGGAGTCGAGGTCACGGGTGTGCAGGTCGAGCGTGGGCGCTGCCGCGGGGTCGTGACCGCCGCCGGCACGCTGGAGGCACAGTGGGTGGTCGACGCGGCCGGTGCGTGGGCAGAGACAGTGGCGCGGATGGCCGGCGCGACCCCGATCGCGTTGACGCCGCATCGCCGCACGGTTGTCACGTTCGCGGCCCCCGACGGTCTCGACGTGCGCCGATGGCCGCTGGTGTCGAACGAGACGCAGCGCCTCTATTTCAAGCCGGAATCGGGCGGTTTGATGGCGAGCCCGATGGACGAGGACCCGTTGCCGCCGTGCGATGCGCGGCCCGACGAGCTGGTCGTTGCCGAGACCGTAGCGCGGATCGAGAAGCTGGCCCCGCGCCTTGCCCCGCGCAGCCTGCGACGTACGTGGGCCGGTCTGCGCACGTTTGCACCGGACCGCGTACCGGTAGTCGGCAGGGACCCGCAGGTGGAAGGCTTCTTCTGGCTGGCGGGGCAAGGAGGCTGCGGTATCGAAACCAGCCCGATCCTCGGCCAGATCGCGGCCGACCTCATCGTCGAGGGCCGCACGGACCGATTCGACGCGGCGGTGCTCTCTCCGGCAAGGTTCGGGTAG